The following are encoded in a window of Centroberyx gerrardi isolate f3 chromosome 1, fCenGer3.hap1.cur.20231027, whole genome shotgun sequence genomic DNA:
- the sppl2a gene encoding signal peptide peptidase-like 2A isoform X3 has product MAKAVMIIILSVIFLASKINCQEAILHISNGSTSMEYCIVHNRSWTPLSETLDAAAQYPLVNLTSTVLCDTSGVSPEVVRGKALVVMRGDCDFSQKALVAQGLGATALLIASNKTLITPTANESEYAKVHIPLALMRYRDFLDAQQVFGEGMQGKLYAPPHSKIDPSIIVMLLISICTVALGGYWSGACERDQLSSGAAGGGKGESKADSGDISLYSPLKVVIFVALMCGMLVLMYFFYNVLVYIIIAIFCLASATALFSCLDAVMDKLGCGTVSFSIRNCTFSVRSLILAAVCIAVAVVWGVYRNEDRWIWILQDLLGIAFCLNFMKTISLSNFKICVILLSLLLVYDVFFVFITPFFTKNGVSIMVQVALGPDASGEKLPVVMRVPRFSAWAQNLCGMQFSILGYGDIIVPGLLVAYCSKFDVWINSPKKVYFVSSCIAYLVGMIVTFAVMLLSGMGQPALLYLVPFTLITSALVAACRGEMKQFWAGTTYEVLDSSREPLLPEGRADGSIGGDRC; this is encoded by the exons ATGGCAAAAGCTGTCATGATCATCATTTTATCAGTCATTTTCTTGGCATCGAAG ATAAACTGCCAAGAGGCAATCTTGCACATTTCAAATGGAAGTACAAGTATGGAGTACTGCATTGTTCACAATCGCTCCTGGACCCCCCTGTCAGAGACTCTCGACGCTGCT GCGCAGTATCCGCTGGTGAATCTGACATCCACTGTGCTGTGTGACACCTCTGGGGTGAGCCCTGAGGTGGTCAGGGGCAAAGCGCTGGTGGTGATGAGAGGGGACTGTGACTTCAGCCAGAAAGCTCTGGTTGCTCAGGGACTTGGGGCTACAGCTTTGCTCATTGCCAGCAACAAAACTTTG ATCACTCCAACAGCCAATGAGTCAGAGTATGCCAAGGTCCACATTCCCCTGGCTCTCATGAGGTACAGGGACTTCCTGGATGCACAGCAG GTGTTTGGTGAAGGAATGCAAGGGAAGCTGTATGCTCCGCCTCACTCCAAGATTGATCCAAGCATCATAGTCATGCTACTGATTTCCATTTGCACGGTTGCCTTGGGAGGCTACTGGAGCGGGGCGTGTGAGAG AGACCAGTTGAGCAGTGGTGCGGCGGGCGGAGGAAAGGGTGAAAGCAAAGCAGACAGCGGAGACATTTCCCTTTACTCTCCTCTCAAAGTGGTTATCTTTGTAGCCCTGATGTGTGGGATGCTAGTCCTCATGTACTTCTTCTACAATGTCCTTG TGTACATCATTATCGCCATATTCTGCCTAGCCTCCGCCACAGCGCTGTTTAGCTGTCTGGACGCAGTGATGGACAAGTTGGGGTGTGGCACTGTGAG TTTCTCTATCCGAAATTGTACCTTCTCTGTGAGGTCTCTCATACTGGCTGCAGTGTGCATTGCCGTAGCTGTGGTCTGGGGAGTCTACAGGAATGAAGACAG ATGGATCTGGATCTTGCAGGACCTCCTCGGCATTGCCTTCTGCCTCAACTTCATGAAGACCATCTCACTGTCCAATTTCAAG ATTTGTGTGATTCTGCTGAGCCTCCTGCTTGTGTACGACgtcttctttgttttcatcactCCTTTCTTCACCAAG aatGGAGTGAGCATCATGGTGCAGGTTGCCTTGGGCCCTGATGCATCTGGAGAGAAG ctgccGGTCGTGATGCGTGTCCCACGGTTCTCAGCCTGGGCTCAGAACCTGTGTGGGATGCAGTTCTCCATTCTGGGCTACGGAGACATCATTGTTCCAG GTCTGCTAGTGGCCTACTGCAGCAAGTTTGATGTGTGGATCAACAGCCCCAAGAAGGTCTACTTCGTCAGCAGCTGCATAG CTTACCTGGTGGGAATGATAGTGACATTTGCTGTGATGCTGTTGTCTGGGATGGGCCAGCCTGCCCTGCTCTACCTGGTGCCCTTCACCCTGATAACCTCCGCCCTGGTGGCTGCGTGCAGGGGGGAGATGAAGCAGTTCTGGGCAGGAACCACCTATGAG GTCTTGGACTCATCCAGGGAGCCTTTGCTGCCAG aGGGAAGAGCTGACGGCTCCATAGGAGGAGATAGGTGCTGA
- the sppl2a gene encoding signal peptide peptidase-like 2A isoform X2 translates to MAKAVMIIILSVIFLASKINCQEAILHISNGSTSMEYCIVHNRSWTPLSETLDAAAQYPLVNLTSTVLCDTSGVSPEVVRGKALVVMRGDCDFSQKALVAQGLGATALLIASNKTLITPTANESEYAKVHIPLALMRYRDFLDAQQVFGEGMQGKLYAPPHSKIDPSIIVMLLISICTVALGGYWSGACERDQLSSGAAGGGKGESKADSGDISLYSPLKVVIFVALMCGMLVLMYFFYNVLVYIIIAIFCLASATALFSCLDAVMDKLGCGTVSFSIRNCTFSVRSLILAAVCIAVAVVWGVYRNEDRWIWILQDLLGIAFCLNFMKTISLSNFKICVILLSLLLVYDVFFVFITPFFTKNGVSIMVQVALGPDASGEKTQGNMVEVPAEPQAPSEKLPVVMRVPRFSAWAQNLCGMQFSILGYGDIIVPGLLVAYCSKFDVWINSPKKVYFVSSCIAYLVGMIVTFAVMLLSGMGQPALLYLVPFTLITSALVAACRGEMKQFWAGTTYEREELTAP, encoded by the exons ATGGCAAAAGCTGTCATGATCATCATTTTATCAGTCATTTTCTTGGCATCGAAG ATAAACTGCCAAGAGGCAATCTTGCACATTTCAAATGGAAGTACAAGTATGGAGTACTGCATTGTTCACAATCGCTCCTGGACCCCCCTGTCAGAGACTCTCGACGCTGCT GCGCAGTATCCGCTGGTGAATCTGACATCCACTGTGCTGTGTGACACCTCTGGGGTGAGCCCTGAGGTGGTCAGGGGCAAAGCGCTGGTGGTGATGAGAGGGGACTGTGACTTCAGCCAGAAAGCTCTGGTTGCTCAGGGACTTGGGGCTACAGCTTTGCTCATTGCCAGCAACAAAACTTTG ATCACTCCAACAGCCAATGAGTCAGAGTATGCCAAGGTCCACATTCCCCTGGCTCTCATGAGGTACAGGGACTTCCTGGATGCACAGCAG GTGTTTGGTGAAGGAATGCAAGGGAAGCTGTATGCTCCGCCTCACTCCAAGATTGATCCAAGCATCATAGTCATGCTACTGATTTCCATTTGCACGGTTGCCTTGGGAGGCTACTGGAGCGGGGCGTGTGAGAG AGACCAGTTGAGCAGTGGTGCGGCGGGCGGAGGAAAGGGTGAAAGCAAAGCAGACAGCGGAGACATTTCCCTTTACTCTCCTCTCAAAGTGGTTATCTTTGTAGCCCTGATGTGTGGGATGCTAGTCCTCATGTACTTCTTCTACAATGTCCTTG TGTACATCATTATCGCCATATTCTGCCTAGCCTCCGCCACAGCGCTGTTTAGCTGTCTGGACGCAGTGATGGACAAGTTGGGGTGTGGCACTGTGAG TTTCTCTATCCGAAATTGTACCTTCTCTGTGAGGTCTCTCATACTGGCTGCAGTGTGCATTGCCGTAGCTGTGGTCTGGGGAGTCTACAGGAATGAAGACAG ATGGATCTGGATCTTGCAGGACCTCCTCGGCATTGCCTTCTGCCTCAACTTCATGAAGACCATCTCACTGTCCAATTTCAAG ATTTGTGTGATTCTGCTGAGCCTCCTGCTTGTGTACGACgtcttctttgttttcatcactCCTTTCTTCACCAAG aatGGAGTGAGCATCATGGTGCAGGTTGCCTTGGGCCCTGATGCATCTGGAGAGAAG ACGCAAGGTAACATGGTGGAGGTCCCCGCCGAACCCCAGGCTCCCTCTGAGAAA ctgccGGTCGTGATGCGTGTCCCACGGTTCTCAGCCTGGGCTCAGAACCTGTGTGGGATGCAGTTCTCCATTCTGGGCTACGGAGACATCATTGTTCCAG GTCTGCTAGTGGCCTACTGCAGCAAGTTTGATGTGTGGATCAACAGCCCCAAGAAGGTCTACTTCGTCAGCAGCTGCATAG CTTACCTGGTGGGAATGATAGTGACATTTGCTGTGATGCTGTTGTCTGGGATGGGCCAGCCTGCCCTGCTCTACCTGGTGCCCTTCACCCTGATAACCTCCGCCCTGGTGGCTGCGTGCAGGGGGGAGATGAAGCAGTTCTGGGCAGGAACCACCTATGAG aGGGAAGAGCTGACGGCTCCATAG
- the sppl2a gene encoding signal peptide peptidase-like 2A isoform X1, with protein sequence MAKAVMIIILSVIFLASKINCQEAILHISNGSTSMEYCIVHNRSWTPLSETLDAAAQYPLVNLTSTVLCDTSGVSPEVVRGKALVVMRGDCDFSQKALVAQGLGATALLIASNKTLITPTANESEYAKVHIPLALMRYRDFLDAQQVFGEGMQGKLYAPPHSKIDPSIIVMLLISICTVALGGYWSGACERDQLSSGAAGGGKGESKADSGDISLYSPLKVVIFVALMCGMLVLMYFFYNVLVYIIIAIFCLASATALFSCLDAVMDKLGCGTVSFSIRNCTFSVRSLILAAVCIAVAVVWGVYRNEDRWIWILQDLLGIAFCLNFMKTISLSNFKICVILLSLLLVYDVFFVFITPFFTKNGVSIMVQVALGPDASGEKTQGNMVEVPAEPQAPSEKLPVVMRVPRFSAWAQNLCGMQFSILGYGDIIVPGLLVAYCSKFDVWINSPKKVYFVSSCIAYLVGMIVTFAVMLLSGMGQPALLYLVPFTLITSALVAACRGEMKQFWAGTTYEVLDSSREPLLPEGRADGSIGGDRC encoded by the exons ATGGCAAAAGCTGTCATGATCATCATTTTATCAGTCATTTTCTTGGCATCGAAG ATAAACTGCCAAGAGGCAATCTTGCACATTTCAAATGGAAGTACAAGTATGGAGTACTGCATTGTTCACAATCGCTCCTGGACCCCCCTGTCAGAGACTCTCGACGCTGCT GCGCAGTATCCGCTGGTGAATCTGACATCCACTGTGCTGTGTGACACCTCTGGGGTGAGCCCTGAGGTGGTCAGGGGCAAAGCGCTGGTGGTGATGAGAGGGGACTGTGACTTCAGCCAGAAAGCTCTGGTTGCTCAGGGACTTGGGGCTACAGCTTTGCTCATTGCCAGCAACAAAACTTTG ATCACTCCAACAGCCAATGAGTCAGAGTATGCCAAGGTCCACATTCCCCTGGCTCTCATGAGGTACAGGGACTTCCTGGATGCACAGCAG GTGTTTGGTGAAGGAATGCAAGGGAAGCTGTATGCTCCGCCTCACTCCAAGATTGATCCAAGCATCATAGTCATGCTACTGATTTCCATTTGCACGGTTGCCTTGGGAGGCTACTGGAGCGGGGCGTGTGAGAG AGACCAGTTGAGCAGTGGTGCGGCGGGCGGAGGAAAGGGTGAAAGCAAAGCAGACAGCGGAGACATTTCCCTTTACTCTCCTCTCAAAGTGGTTATCTTTGTAGCCCTGATGTGTGGGATGCTAGTCCTCATGTACTTCTTCTACAATGTCCTTG TGTACATCATTATCGCCATATTCTGCCTAGCCTCCGCCACAGCGCTGTTTAGCTGTCTGGACGCAGTGATGGACAAGTTGGGGTGTGGCACTGTGAG TTTCTCTATCCGAAATTGTACCTTCTCTGTGAGGTCTCTCATACTGGCTGCAGTGTGCATTGCCGTAGCTGTGGTCTGGGGAGTCTACAGGAATGAAGACAG ATGGATCTGGATCTTGCAGGACCTCCTCGGCATTGCCTTCTGCCTCAACTTCATGAAGACCATCTCACTGTCCAATTTCAAG ATTTGTGTGATTCTGCTGAGCCTCCTGCTTGTGTACGACgtcttctttgttttcatcactCCTTTCTTCACCAAG aatGGAGTGAGCATCATGGTGCAGGTTGCCTTGGGCCCTGATGCATCTGGAGAGAAG ACGCAAGGTAACATGGTGGAGGTCCCCGCCGAACCCCAGGCTCCCTCTGAGAAA ctgccGGTCGTGATGCGTGTCCCACGGTTCTCAGCCTGGGCTCAGAACCTGTGTGGGATGCAGTTCTCCATTCTGGGCTACGGAGACATCATTGTTCCAG GTCTGCTAGTGGCCTACTGCAGCAAGTTTGATGTGTGGATCAACAGCCCCAAGAAGGTCTACTTCGTCAGCAGCTGCATAG CTTACCTGGTGGGAATGATAGTGACATTTGCTGTGATGCTGTTGTCTGGGATGGGCCAGCCTGCCCTGCTCTACCTGGTGCCCTTCACCCTGATAACCTCCGCCCTGGTGGCTGCGTGCAGGGGGGAGATGAAGCAGTTCTGGGCAGGAACCACCTATGAG GTCTTGGACTCATCCAGGGAGCCTTTGCTGCCAG aGGGAAGAGCTGACGGCTCCATAGGAGGAGATAGGTGCTGA